The following is a genomic window from Terriglobales bacterium.
TGTGCGCCTCAGTTACGTTGAAGGCGATGTTCAGATTGACCGCGCTGACGGACAAGGTTTCCAGCGCGCTTTTCTTAACTTACCTATTACTCAGGGCTCGCGCTTACAGACTCATGATGATGGCCGCGCAGAAATTGAATTTGAAGATGGCAGCACTCTCCGCTTGGTCCCCGATACAAATCTCAACTTTGACCAGCTTGGGCTACGCGACTCAGGCGCAAAGTTTACGTTCGTAACTTTGGAGCAGGGAACTGCTTACTTTGACCTGCGTGAGAAAGGCAAAGACGAATTCACAATTACTGCTGGTTCCGGGCAGCGGTTGGAGCTTCCCCGCTCCTCGCGTTTCCGCGTCAATGTTAATCCGACGGGCATCAAGCTGGCCGTATTCGATGGTGAGGTTGAATTCCAAGGGCCTGACAAACCTGTCGCAGTAAAGAAGAACGAAACCCTGGACACCGACCGAACCGACCGCTTCTACACGTCGAAAAACGTCATACCCGAGCCTTATGATTCCTGGATGCAAGAGCGCGATCAATACCGCAAGCAGTATTCCAGCAACTCGGCATATAACCTCTCGTCCCCGTATTTATATGGCCGGGCCGACCTGAACTATTACGGTAATTATTTTGATTCGCCCTATGGCTATCTTTGGCGTCCGTGGAGTGCCGGCTCAACATGGGATCCATTCCTGGATGGCGCCTGGGTCTTCTATCCCGGTTCGGGATACACCTGGGTCTCGGCGCATCCCTGGGGCTGGCTGCCTTATCACTACGGCTCCTGGATTTACTTTGAACCATATGGCTGGTGCTGGCAGCCGAGCAGAGTATGGAATAACTGGTTGCCGGTGGCGATCATACGCAATCCTCGTCCGGGATTTATTCCGCCCCGACCACCCACGAACGGCCACAGCGTAGTTATCATCGGACGCGGTCCAAACCGCGGCATTATCCATAACTCACGCCTGGAAGATAGAAGTCTGCCTGGCTTGCAAACGCAAATGCCGCGCTCTTCTTCACTGCTGAAGTGGCCAGGCCCGACGATACGTCTCCCTCAAGGCGCAGAAGGGCGTGAGCAAGAGCTCGACAGGCGCGGATTCTCCAATCTCTTCCCGCGCAATCCTAAGGCTTCTTCGATTCGACCCGTTGCACCTCTTGTTCCCAGTACATTGGCTCCATTGCGGCCTACAGGGCCTTCTGCGCCTATTGTTCCGCATTGGCCAGCGCCAGTCATGACGCAGCCGCGGATTCCCTCGGCGCCGCACATGTCTTCACCTCAGATGTCTTCGCCTCCTCACATGATGACCGCACCTTCCATCCACATGAGCGTCCCACATCCTTCTCGCCGCTAATTTAGAATTATCGGTCGTTTAAACTGAGAACCAAGAACTGAGAACTGAACAATTGCCTTTATGAAATTTCACACCGAATATCTCACCTTCAATACCAGGAAGCATCGCGAATATATCCACATCACGCCGCAGGTAGAGTCCGCGGTGAATAAGAGCGGCGTGCGCGATGGCATGGTGCTGGTTTCCGCCATGCACATCACCGCGGCAGTGTACGTCAATGATCACGAATCCGGTCTGATTGAAGATATTGACGAGTGGTTGGAAAAGCTTGCGCCTTTTCGCAAAGACTATCGCCATCACCAGACCGGAGAAGATAACGGCGATTCCCACCTGAAAAGCCTTCTGATGCACCATGAGGTAATTGTGCCGATTACCGCGGGCAAGCTCGATCTGGGGCCGTGGCAGCGCGTCTTCTACGCCGAGTTTGATGGACAGCGTTCCAAGCGGGTCATCATCAAAGTCATGGGTGAGTAAGCTGGCGAAAGATCCCGGCAGTCTGCTTTAAATCCAGCGCCTCGGCCCGCACATCCGGACGTATTTTTGTCTCTTGCAAAGCGCGGCGCGCAACTGCCCCGTCATAACGGTTTCGCAGATTGTTCAGCAGCGTCTTACGTTTTTGCGCAAAGATCAGCTTCAGGAAATCAATGAAGGGATCTTCCTCAATCCGCAACGCCGCCAGTTGCGGCGCGACCACCATGCGCAGCACCGTGGAATGGACTTTTGGCGCCGGCGAGAACGCTGCCGGCGGCAGGGTGAACAGCTTCTCGACTTTGGCATAAAGCTGGGCGGTTGCCGAGAGCAGGCCATAATCCCGGGTTCCGGGCTTGGCGGCAATCCGCTCGGCGACCTCGCGCTGCACCATGATGACAATGGTGTCGAGGTAGTTGTGATAGCGGAACAGGTGCAGCAGTATGTCGGAGGTAATGTAGTAAGGCAGGTTCCCAATGATGTGCGCCTTCGCCAGGGTTTCATCGGATTGGGCTTGCGGCCCCTGGTTGAGCAGCGGTCCTGGTTTGCGCCGGATCACATTCGCAAAATCTACCGTAAGTACATTGCCCTCAATGATCTCCACGTTATTCTGTTGGCTGTATTTCATGCGGAGCTGGGCGCTCATCACCCGGTCAAGCTCAATGGCGATAAGGCGCCCCGCCCTGGATGCCAGCAGATCGGTCAGCACTCCGCGTCCTGGGCCGATCTCGATGACGGTGGCGGCCTCGATGTTTCCCAGGGCGTCCACAATCTTGCGTGCGGCGCTGGGGTCGTTCAGGAAGTTTTGTCCTGCGGGGGCTTTCTTCGCTCCCGTTGGCTTACTGTGTACATTGGCCATTTTTTTATTTGCCATTTAGACTCGTATCAACTTTTCTAGTCTGTTCGGTATCTTGCCGTGAGTCCCGGAGGTCTGGTTCAATGCGCATTACCTTTGCTGCGTCGGAATGTGTCCCATTCTCTAAGACCGGAGGTCTCGCCGATGTTGTTGGCGCCCTTCCCAAGGCCCTGGCCTCTCTCGGACACGATGTCAGCGTCTTTCTCCCTCGCTACAAACAGACCAAACTCTCGCAGCCTTCCACCGTTCTCTCCAGCGTTAGTGTCCCTTTTGCTGATCAATACCGTTTTTGCTCTGTCCTGGAGTCGGCCTCGCAGGGCGGCGTGAAGTACTATTTTATTGACTATCCGCCTTACTTCGAGCGCGACAATCTTTATGGAACACCGGCAGGCGATTACCCCGACAACGCCGAGCGTTTTGCCCTGTACTCGCGGGCTGTGATTGAGGCCAGCAAAGTACTGGGCGTCCCGGATATCTTTCATTGCCACGACTGGCAATCTGCACTGGTCCCTGTTTTGCTGCATACGGTCTACGCGGCTGATCCGGCCCTGCGCAACGTGAGTACAGTGTTCACAATTCATAATATGGGATATCAGGGTTTATTTCCTCCTGAGATTCTGCCGCTGCTGCAGCTTCCCGAAGAATTATTCAGCATCAACCAGATGGAATTTTACGGGAAGCTCAATTTCCTCAAGGGCGCGCTGGTGTTTTCCGACTACATCACCACCGTGAGCAAAAAATACAGCCAGGAGATCCAGACGCCCGAGTACGGCTTCGGATTGGATGGCGTGCTGCGCGACCGTGCCGACACCGTAACCGGCATCCTCAATGGCGTGGATTACAACGAGTGGAGCCCGGAGAACGATAAGTTCATCATCACCCGGTACACCCCCGAGTTGCTGGACGCTAAGGCGGGCTGCAAGAAAGACCTGCTGACCGAATTCGGCATCGGCAACGGGGACGCGAAGCTGCCGGTGATTGGCATCGTCTCCCGCTTCGCCGCGCAGAAGGGATTTGACCTCATCGCCGAGGTCGCCGACAAGCTGGCGCGCGAACCCATGATCGTCGTCGCCCTGGGGACGGGCGACAAGGAATACGAAGATTTATTCCGCCAGTTGCAGACCGAGTTTCCCAAAAAGTTTGCGGTGAAGATCGCTTACGATAACGCCATCGCCCACAAAATCGAGGCCGGCGCCGACATGTTTCTCATGCCATCGCGTTACGAGCCTTGCGGCTTGAACCAGATTTACAGCCTCAAGTACGGCACGGTCCCCATCGTCCGCGCCACCGGCGGGCTCGATGACACCATTGAACCCTACGATTCTTATACCGGGCAGGGAACCGGCTTCAAGTTTACCGAATACACCGGCGAAGCGCTGCTGCAAACGATAAAGGCGGCCCTCACCGCTTTCAAGAACAAGATTGCCTGGCAAAAACTCATGCGCAACTGCATGGCCAAGGATTTTTCGTGGAACAGCTCGGCGCGCGAGTACGTGCGGGTGTTTGATAAAGTTCACCAGGCGCGGACAAGATCGTTTCTATTTCGCACTTGATATTTTAAGGATTGTCATCCTGAGCAAGGGCGCACGCCCGAGTCGAAGGACCCCGAGACCCTCAACTGTTTCCTCGCAGCCCTCGTACATAATCCTCCCGAAGGTAAATTGCTGGGTACACCGGATTGTTCAAAAACACCGGAGGCAGGACAGTACTTCTGGCTTTCGTTACAAAGGCCCCAGTTTATTTTGTCCGTCATATCAGTAAGAAGTAGATTCGCCCAAAACAGGAAACAATAGGACCATGATGGTGGCTCATTCTGCCATTATTTCCGGGTTGGGCATCGGTGTTGGTCATTAGCCGGCTCATCCCGCCCAAGTATCGCTTGGAGACGGTGTACTCCCATGAAAACACTGTTGAAGCCTGCCGCTCTCGCATGCCTTTTGCTATTGTCCGCGCGCCCTCTAGTTTCGCAGCTACAACAACCGGTTGCGCCGGTCAACGTCATTTTCGATGACGATATGTCCATCTCCGTGGACGACGTTGGCAATCACGCTGTGCTTTGGGGGCTTTCCGACCGTGGCGAGGTCAACGTGCTGGCTCTGATCTGCTCGTCGGCGAACGACTACAGCGCCCCCACCATGCGTGCCATAGCGAACTATTACGGCCACCCGAACGTCCCCATTGGCGCACACAAAGGCATGACGCCTACTCTGGAAAACTCCGCCAACAGTAATTACACGCAACAAATCACTAATCAGTTCGGCACTCCGGGCGATACACGCGCCAACTATCCCGATGCTGTAACCGTTTACCGGCAGGCGCTGGCGAATGCTCCCGACCACAGCGTGCATATCGTGGCCAGCGGATACTATCAACCGCTGCAGGCCCTGCTGCAAAGCCAGCCGGATTCCATCAGCCCGCTCACTGGCATGCAGCTTGTGACCCAGAAGGTGAAACGTCTGGTGTCTGAAGCCGGCTGGTTCCCCTCCGGCAATGAGCACAATTTCCGCGTGGATGCCGACGCCGCCAGTTTCGTGTTTGCCAACTGGCCCGTTGAGATTGTTTCACTGGGGGCGCAAATGAATCAGGATGTCATCACCGGTCCGTCCTCAACTGCCGATCCCACAAAAGATCCGGTCAAGGACGCCTGGCAACTGTTCAATGGGGGAAACTCAGTACCAGGTTTTGGCCAAGTGGCGCTGCTATTCACTGCCCGCGGCCTGGGTACGAATTTTATCGCTTCAGGCTTGAACGGCCAGACAACCGTTGGTCCCACCACGTCACAGTGCGCGGGCTGCAACGGTTGGTCCCAGACCCCCAACATGCAGCAATCCTACCTGAATAAGCAGGCCACAGCCGCTCAACTGGAGGCGATCCTCAACCCTCTGCTGCAGAGTTCCTCGAATATGCCGATCTTGCGAAGTATCTCTCCCACGAGTGTGCCCGCCGGGAGTTCTCAAACGATAACCTTGACCGGCACCAACTTCTTCGCCGACTCGCAAATATTGTTTAACGGCAGCAGTCGTCCTACTACCTTTCTCGGTAGTACTCAACTCAGCGTGCAGCTCAGCGGCAGTGATTTAGCAAACCCGGGAACGCAAACCTTGAGCGTATCGAACCCTGAGGGTGGCGGCTGGCAGTCTGGTGCTCAGAATCTTACGGTTTTCACCACAGCGCCGACCTTGACCGGTATTTCTCCTTCGAGCGCCATAGCAGGCAGCGGTCCACTCACACTCACAGCCACTGGTACGAACTTTACTGCCACTTCGCTGGTCCAAGTCAACGGGGCGAGCCGCAGCACGGCTTTTGTGAGCAGCACTCAGTTGACGGCTACGCTCACCGCAGGTGACCTTGCCAACGCTGGCTCCCTCTCCATCACAGTGACCTCATCCGGCGGCACCAGCGCGCCTCTCATCTTCACCGTCAATAATCCGGTTCCCTCGCTCACCAGCATCTCTCCCAGTACAACCTTCGCGGGCGGAGCAGCCTTCACCCTGACAGTGAATGGAACGAATTTTGTGAATGGGTCAGTGGTCCAAGTCAACGGCTCCAGCCGAACCACGAGCTTTGTCAGCAGCACTCAACTCAGCGCGGCTATTCCCGCCAGTGACATCGCCTCTGCTGGAACTCTCTCCATTACGGTACTAAACCCTGCGCCTGGTGGTGGCGCTTCGGCAGCACTTTCGCTCGTTGTCAATAATCCGCCCCCCTCGCTCACGAGCATCTCTCCAAGTACAACCTTTGTCGGCGGCCCAGCTTTCACCCTGACGGTGAATGGCACAAATTTTGTTAACGGGTCAGTGGTTCAGGTCAACGGTTCCAGTCGAACCACAACCTTTGTCAGCAGTACTCAACTCACTGCAGCTATCCCTGCCAGTGACATAGCCTCTGCCGGAGCTCTTTCCATTACTGTGGTAAATCCCGCCCCGGGCGGCGGCACATCGGCGGCGTTAACCCTCGCTGTCAATAACCCGAACCCGGCGCCATCGCTCTCGAGTATTTTGCCGGCCAGCGTCATCGCCGGCAGCGGCGGATTTACGTTGACCCTTAGCGGCGGCAACTTCATCGCGGGATCAGTAGTTCAGGTCAACGGCTCCAGCCGTAGCACGACCTTTGTCAGCAGCACTCAACTCAGCGCGGCCATCCCTGCCAGTGACATTGCTTCTGCTGGAACTCTTTCCATTACGGTGGTAAATCCCGCGCCGGGTGGTGGTGCTTCGGCAGCACTTTCGCTTGTCATCAATAATCCGGTTCCCACACTCACGAGCATTTCTCCAAGTGCAACCTTTACTGGCGGCGCAGCTTTCACCCTGACAGTGAATGGCACGAATTTTGTTGGCGGGTCAGTGGTCCAGGTCAACGGCTCCAATCGGACCACGACCTTTGTCAGCAGCACTCAGCTCAGCGCAGCTATTCCAGCGAGTGACATTGCTTCTGCCGGAACTCTTTCTATTACAGTAGTCAACCCGGGAGGGGCTAGTGGATCGCTCACCCTCACTGTCAATAATCCGGCCCCCTCGCTCACAAGTATTTCGCCAAGCGCAACTACTGTGGGCAGCCCAGCTTTCACCCTGACGGTGAATGGCTCAAATTTTGTTAATGGGTCGGTAGTCCAGGTCAATGGATCCATTCGAACTACGACCTTCGTCAGCGGCACTCAACTCAGCGCGGCCATTCCTGCCGGCGATGTTGCCTCTGTTGGGACTCTTTCGGTCTCGGTGATAAATCCCGCGCCGGGCGGCGGCGCATCGGTAGCGCTTTCGCTCGCTGTCAATAACCCCGGGCCGTCTCTCTCGAGCATTTCACCAGCCGGTGTCACCCCCGGCAGCGGAGGATTTACGTTAACCCTCAGTGGCGGCAACTTCATCCCGGGATCTGTAGTCCAGGTGAATGGCTCCAGTCGAACCACAACCTTCGTCAGCGCCACACAACTCACGGCAGCCATTCCTGCCAGCGACGTTGCTTCTGCCGGGAATCTTTCGGTCTCGGTAGTAAATCCCAGTCCGGGCGGCGGTACATCGGCGGCGCTTTCGCTCGCTGTCACTAACGCGAACCCGCTGCCCACTCTCTCGGGCCTTTCACCGGACAGCGTCATCGCAGGCAGTGGCGGATTTACATTAACCCTCAACGGCAGCAACTTCGTTCCGAGCTCTGTGGTCCAGTTTAACGGTTCCAATCGGCCCACAACCTTCGTCAGCAGCACGCAACTCACCGCTGCCATTCCGGCCAGCGACGTTGCTACTGCCGCGTTTCCTTCGATCTCGGTGTTCACTCCTGCCCCGGGCGGTGGCATATGGTCGCTCACCTTCGCCGTCAATAACCCGCTGCCGACTCTCTCGAGCCTTTCACCGGACAGCGTCATCACAGGCAGCGGCGGATTTACCTTAACCCTCAATGGCAGCAACTTCATCCCGAGCTCTGTGGTCCAGTTTAACGGTTCCAATCGGCCCACAACCTTCGTTAGCAGCACTCAACTCACCGCGGCCATTTCAGCCAGCGACGTTGCCTCTGCCTCGTTTCCTTCGATCTCAGTGGTAAATCCCGGCCCGGGCGGCGGCGTATGGTCGCTCACTTTCGCCGTCAATAATCCGCAGCCCACGATCTCGGGCATTTCACCGGACAGCGTCACCGCGGGTAGCAGCGGATTTACCTTAACCATCAGTGGCACCAACTTCATCCCGGAATCTGTAGTCCAGGTGAACGGCTCCAGTCGGAACACAACTTTCGTCAGCAGCACACAACTCAGCGCAACCATTCCAGCCGGCGACGTTGCCTCGGCCGGAGACCTTTCGGTCTCGGTGGTAAATCCCGGCCCAGGCGGCGGCGTATGGGCGGCCACCCTCGGCGTCAGATAAACATGCAGGGGATGACTGGGTTACAGAGCATAACCAGAAACAATTCGGAAGGAAATCATTCTACCCACGCCTTGCTTGCGCAAAAGCGTGGGCCGCCCGGCGGCTCGCGTTCTCAAGACGAATCGCTTCTGCCGTACAAACCTGGCAGGCATCGCTATTCCTCCGGAAGTTTGTCTTTGAGTTCGCTGGCCAGCTTGTGTACGTCCGTCGTTTGACTAAAGGACTGGACCTCGAGCTTCGAGGAGTCGACGTTCACGCCCATGTGTTGGCAGAGTCTCTGCAGCATCTGAAGGATTGTGGTCAGCTCCTGTTCAGAAAGCATGCCCACTTGAAGGTCCAGATGCGAGCGCCGTTCCGATTGGCGGGCCATTCGACTTTGACTGATGAGCACGAAGATCGTCAAAAATACGCTTTCGCAAGAGACCACGAGCGCCAGGATGCCGAAAGGAAACGGATCGAACGCTTTGAGTCCCGGGATTACGTGAAGATTGACCAGGCTCCAGCCGGAGATCAGAATCAATTGCGCCAGCAGGAATCCGACGTTACAGACAACCTTCGTAATTACGTCGCTGACTCGCTCCGTGGGAGTCCGTTGATTAAAGGCGTCATGCTCCAGCTTGGCGATTGCGTCAATGTTATATTTCGTAGGATTAGCAGCAGCTTGGCGTGGCAAACGATTTTCCATGGGATAGCTCCTAGAAACGTCCTTGACTATACTGCATCATCGAGAGAACTACAGAAATCTCTATTTTCCTAGGAAATGTTAGAGCTGTCTTGCCGGGGTGCCCGACTCGCGCCACTTTTGCGCGTGTGGGAACCCTGGCGATCTATTAAGCTGATGGTATCACCGTGATATCAAACCCTTCACTTCCGAGGAATTGTAGGTCATCATTGTTCTACGAGGTGTGTCTAGCATTCAAGAATGCGGGCGCGTGCCCTTACGCTCTTTGAAAATTCAGAAAAGCAGTACCCAGTCCGCGGCCAGCCGGGACAGGTCGTCTAGCGCTCAGAACCGGGCCCAACGGATGGTATCTATCTAGTAAACACCCAACACATCGCAGCAAGTGCTCGCGGCGAAAACGACCTTCCCCAGTAAATACAAGGAGATCATGTTGTTTGGGACGCTCTTGACACTAGCATGCAAGTGAGATGCGCTGTCGACTTTTTGCACCAGAGTCCAGAGGCCGAAGATTACTAAAAGATAAACGGCGGCCTGCGCGCCTTTGGGTAAAACCAACCGAAAGATGAAATCTGCGTTTATCTGCGTGCATCTGCGGCGAGTTTTTTCCTGGCAAACCCAAAGTACACCGGCACGCCTGCCGCGATCAGTACTACGCCGGCGACTGCCAGCGAGTTGATCCACGTGTGCGGCCAGGCGGGGATGAATGTTGTTTCCAGGTTGTCTTTGAAGGTGTAGTAGAGCAGAAATCCAGCGGAGAGAATAAACAACGCCGGAACAAGCGGATATCCCCAAGCCTTGTAAGGCCGCGCGGCATCGGGCTCGCGCTTGCGGAAGACGAAGATGGTGCTGGCGGCGATCATGTAGAACAGCCATTCGGCGAAGATTGCCAGGTCCAGCAATTGTTTGAACGTTGCCGCGATCAGGAGCAGCAGGATGGAAAGCACCGCCTGGATGAGAAGCGCGTTCGATGGCGTGTGGAAGCGGGGGCTGACGGCGGCCAGCGACTGGAAGAAGTATCCGTCGCGAGCAACCGCGTAGGGGATGCGGCCTCCGCTCATCACGGTGCCGTTGAGTGTGACCAGCATAGAGAGAGCAATGCCGGCGGTAATCAGGGCTGCGCCCGCTGTGCCCAATACCACCAGCGCCATGGCCGAGGCCGGGCTCTTGGATGCCCCCAGGGCATCGGCAGGCAGCACGTATTGCACGGCGGCATACATCAGCATGTAGAGCGC
Proteins encoded in this region:
- a CDS encoding DUF1003 domain-containing protein — encoded protein: MENRLPRQAAANPTKYNIDAIAKLEHDAFNQRTPTERVSDVITKVVCNVGFLLAQLILISGWSLVNLHVIPGLKAFDPFPFGILALVVSCESVFLTIFVLISQSRMARQSERRSHLDLQVGMLSEQELTTILQMLQRLCQHMGVNVDSSKLEVQSFSQTTDVHKLASELKDKLPEE
- a CDS encoding IPT/TIG domain-containing protein, translating into MKTLLKPAALACLLLLSARPLVSQLQQPVAPVNVIFDDDMSISVDDVGNHAVLWGLSDRGEVNVLALICSSANDYSAPTMRAIANYYGHPNVPIGAHKGMTPTLENSANSNYTQQITNQFGTPGDTRANYPDAVTVYRQALANAPDHSVHIVASGYYQPLQALLQSQPDSISPLTGMQLVTQKVKRLVSEAGWFPSGNEHNFRVDADAASFVFANWPVEIVSLGAQMNQDVITGPSSTADPTKDPVKDAWQLFNGGNSVPGFGQVALLFTARGLGTNFIASGLNGQTTVGPTTSQCAGCNGWSQTPNMQQSYLNKQATAAQLEAILNPLLQSSSNMPILRSISPTSVPAGSSQTITLTGTNFFADSQILFNGSSRPTTFLGSTQLSVQLSGSDLANPGTQTLSVSNPEGGGWQSGAQNLTVFTTAPTLTGISPSSAIAGSGPLTLTATGTNFTATSLVQVNGASRSTAFVSSTQLTATLTAGDLANAGSLSITVTSSGGTSAPLIFTVNNPVPSLTSISPSTTFAGGAAFTLTVNGTNFVNGSVVQVNGSSRTTSFVSSTQLSAAIPASDIASAGTLSITVLNPAPGGGASAALSLVVNNPPPSLTSISPSTTFVGGPAFTLTVNGTNFVNGSVVQVNGSSRTTTFVSSTQLTAAIPASDIASAGALSITVVNPAPGGGTSAALTLAVNNPNPAPSLSSILPASVIAGSGGFTLTLSGGNFIAGSVVQVNGSSRSTTFVSSTQLSAAIPASDIASAGTLSITVVNPAPGGGASAALSLVINNPVPTLTSISPSATFTGGAAFTLTVNGTNFVGGSVVQVNGSNRTTTFVSSTQLSAAIPASDIASAGTLSITVVNPGGASGSLTLTVNNPAPSLTSISPSATTVGSPAFTLTVNGSNFVNGSVVQVNGSIRTTTFVSGTQLSAAIPAGDVASVGTLSVSVINPAPGGGASVALSLAVNNPGPSLSSISPAGVTPGSGGFTLTLSGGNFIPGSVVQVNGSSRTTTFVSATQLTAAIPASDVASAGNLSVSVVNPSPGGGTSAALSLAVTNANPLPTLSGLSPDSVIAGSGGFTLTLNGSNFVPSSVVQFNGSNRPTTFVSSTQLTAAIPASDVATAAFPSISVFTPAPGGGIWSLTFAVNNPLPTLSSLSPDSVITGSGGFTLTLNGSNFIPSSVVQFNGSNRPTTFVSSTQLTAAISASDVASASFPSISVVNPGPGGGVWSLTFAVNNPQPTISGISPDSVTAGSSGFTLTISGTNFIPESVVQVNGSSRNTTFVSSTQLSATIPAGDVASAGDLSVSVVNPGPGGGVWAATLGVR
- the glgA gene encoding glycogen synthase GlgA → MRITFAASECVPFSKTGGLADVVGALPKALASLGHDVSVFLPRYKQTKLSQPSTVLSSVSVPFADQYRFCSVLESASQGGVKYYFIDYPPYFERDNLYGTPAGDYPDNAERFALYSRAVIEASKVLGVPDIFHCHDWQSALVPVLLHTVYAADPALRNVSTVFTIHNMGYQGLFPPEILPLLQLPEELFSINQMEFYGKLNFLKGALVFSDYITTVSKKYSQEIQTPEYGFGLDGVLRDRADTVTGILNGVDYNEWSPENDKFIITRYTPELLDAKAGCKKDLLTEFGIGNGDAKLPVIGIVSRFAAQKGFDLIAEVADKLAREPMIVVALGTGDKEYEDLFRQLQTEFPKKFAVKIAYDNAIAHKIEAGADMFLMPSRYEPCGLNQIYSLKYGTVPIVRATGGLDDTIEPYDSYTGQGTGFKFTEYTGEALLQTIKAALTAFKNKIAWQKLMRNCMAKDFSWNSSAREYVRVFDKVHQARTRSFLFRT
- a CDS encoding DUF6600 domain-containing protein; this encodes MSPRRVMLALPVVLVVLLALYLTPAAAWADSHARIVRLSYVEGDVQIDRADGQGFQRAFLNLPITQGSRLQTHDDGRAEIEFEDGSTLRLVPDTNLNFDQLGLRDSGAKFTFVTLEQGTAYFDLREKGKDEFTITAGSGQRLELPRSSRFRVNVNPTGIKLAVFDGEVEFQGPDKPVAVKKNETLDTDRTDRFYTSKNVIPEPYDSWMQERDQYRKQYSSNSAYNLSSPYLYGRADLNYYGNYFDSPYGYLWRPWSAGSTWDPFLDGAWVFYPGSGYTWVSAHPWGWLPYHYGSWIYFEPYGWCWQPSRVWNNWLPVAIIRNPRPGFIPPRPPTNGHSVVIIGRGPNRGIIHNSRLEDRSLPGLQTQMPRSSSLLKWPGPTIRLPQGAEGREQELDRRGFSNLFPRNPKASSIRPVAPLVPSTLAPLRPTGPSAPIVPHWPAPVMTQPRIPSAPHMSSPQMSSPPHMMTAPSIHMSVPHPSRR
- a CDS encoding secondary thiamine-phosphate synthase enzyme YjbQ gives rise to the protein MKFHTEYLTFNTRKHREYIHITPQVESAVNKSGVRDGMVLVSAMHITAAVYVNDHESGLIEDIDEWLEKLAPFRKDYRHHQTGEDNGDSHLKSLLMHHEVIVPITAGKLDLGPWQRVFYAEFDGQRSKRVIIKVMGE
- the rsmA gene encoding 16S rRNA (adenine(1518)-N(6)/adenine(1519)-N(6))-dimethyltransferase RsmA, whose translation is MANKKMANVHSKPTGAKKAPAGQNFLNDPSAARKIVDALGNIEAATVIEIGPGRGVLTDLLASRAGRLIAIELDRVMSAQLRMKYSQQNNVEIIEGNVLTVDFANVIRRKPGPLLNQGPQAQSDETLAKAHIIGNLPYYITSDILLHLFRYHNYLDTIVIMVQREVAERIAAKPGTRDYGLLSATAQLYAKVEKLFTLPPAAFSPAPKVHSTVLRMVVAPQLAALRIEEDPFIDFLKLIFAQKRKTLLNNLRNRYDGAVARRALQETKIRPDVRAEALDLKQTAGIFRQLTHP